In Pleurocapsa sp. PCC 7319, the following are encoded in one genomic region:
- a CDS encoding DUF4168 domain-containing protein, with protein MLNVNLTLPKLNKIYLHIVCSSILATSGLLSGLIPEVSMHSLSVSFMAHAYAQQFTPEETENYARAGYQVELLRRQVYKEIKNIINEPPPNIVCDQQETLQNLNSNVRKIAVRYCNESRQIVQQNNLSINRFNELKAYYDRRDDFYQKVQNILLKIQNLN; from the coding sequence ATGTTAAATGTTAATTTGACTTTACCTAAATTAAATAAAATATATCTGCATATTGTATGTAGTAGTATATTGGCAACTAGCGGATTGTTAAGTGGCTTGATTCCTGAAGTATCAATGCATTCGTTATCTGTCTCTTTTATGGCTCATGCTTATGCTCAACAATTTACGCCAGAAGAAACAGAAAATTATGCTAGAGCAGGCTATCAAGTAGAGCTATTAAGAAGACAAGTCTATAAAGAAATTAAAAATATTATTAATGAACCACCACCAAATATAGTTTGTGATCAACAAGAAACTCTGCAAAACTTAAACTCAAATGTACGTAAAATTGCGGTTCGGTATTGTAATGAATCTCGGCAAATTGTTCAACAAAATAATTTGAGCATTAATCGTTTTAATGAGTTGAAAGCCTACTATGATCGCCGAGATGATTTTTACCAGAAGGTACAGAACATTTTGCTCAAAATCCAGAATTTAAATTAG